In Armatimonadota bacterium, the following are encoded in one genomic region:
- the pstA gene encoding phosphate ABC transporter permease PstA, with amino-acid sequence MAALAALCAALVLAPLFLILVFLTRAGLGAVNLEFFTSLPGPAGERGGGMANAIAGTVYLLSLAAVLGVPLGVLGGVFLAEYPHIRLTHLARFAADVLNGTPSIIMGLFAYILLVLPLGHFSALAGGVALGVMLIPIVLRTTEEVVRLVPSSVREASLALGIPQWRTTLQVVLPTAAAGIITGIMVGLARIAGETAPLLFTAFGNRFWNWDPLKPMAALPIQIFAYAISPFDDWHRQAWAGALVLVTMVLLVNVAARTAAGRQLRLR; translated from the coding sequence ATGGCGGCGCTCGCCGCGCTCTGTGCCGCTCTGGTGCTCGCGCCACTCTTCTTGATCCTGGTCTTCCTGACGCGCGCGGGCCTTGGGGCCGTCAACCTGGAGTTCTTCACCTCGCTGCCCGGGCCGGCTGGCGAACGCGGCGGGGGCATGGCCAACGCCATCGCGGGGACGGTCTACCTGCTATCCCTGGCCGCGGTTCTGGGGGTCCCCCTGGGGGTCCTGGGCGGGGTCTTCCTTGCCGAGTATCCCCACATCCGGCTGACCCACCTGGCCCGCTTTGCCGCCGACGTGCTGAACGGAACGCCCAGCATCATCATGGGTCTGTTCGCCTACATCCTGTTGGTTCTGCCGCTTGGTCACTTCAGCGCGCTGGCTGGCGGGGTGGCTCTGGGGGTAATGCTCATCCCCATCGTGCTGCGGACGACGGAGGAGGTCGTGCGTCTGGTGCCGTCAAGCGTGCGCGAGGCTTCTCTGGCGCTGGGGATTCCTCAGTGGAGGACAACCCTGCAGGTGGTCCTCCCCACCGCCGCCGCTGGCATCATCACCGGGATCATGGTCGGTCTGGCGCGCATCGCCGGAGAGACAGCCCCGCTGCTTTTCACAGCGTTCGGGAACCGATTCTGGAACTGGGACCCGCTCAAGCCCATGGCCGCGCTGCCCATCCAGATCTTCGCCTACGCCATCTCGCCCTTTGACGATTGGCACCGCCAGGCCTGGGCGGGGGCTCTGGTCCTGGTGACCATGGTCCTGCTGGTCAACGTCGCCGCGCGCACCGCGGCCGGCCGGCAGCTGAGACTTAGGTAG
- a CDS encoding DUF47 family protein, which translates to MEQVSEQRSTAEGTLAREFGLLEEMTRAIEDAARLLLSGLQGRLPLPQAWAEIRDLEHKGDAIARDLFDALLVPRALPVEPSSLQALTGYLDDVLDGIEAAAARVALHRLRRILPVAVEMAQQILASAAELRAAVGQLRRMQNVFPHTRALHRGENRVDDLLREAIETLFNGRFAPKDIIKWKDICETLEACTDRYEDVANVLETILVRAGGEEHLRLGELVLDVERHEVRVADQVVPLSAKEFELLHLLLRHQGKVVRRERLMHQVWGEDYFGDTRTLDTHIGWLRKKVEAKGGVRIVAVRGIGYRLDLRG; encoded by the coding sequence ATGGAGCAAGTCTCTGAGCAGCGCAGCACGGCGGAGGGCACGCTGGCCCGGGAGTTCGGCCTCCTGGAGGAGATGACCCGGGCGATTGAGGACGCTGCGCGCCTGCTCCTGTCGGGCCTGCAGGGCCGCCTCCCTTTGCCACAGGCGTGGGCGGAGATCCGCGACCTGGAGCATAAGGGCGACGCCATCGCCCGCGACCTCTTCGACGCCCTGCTGGTGCCCCGCGCCCTCCCCGTGGAGCCCTCCTCGCTGCAGGCCCTCACCGGCTACCTGGACGATGTCCTGGACGGGATCGAGGCCGCGGCCGCACGCGTGGCTCTCCACCGCCTGCGGCGCATCCTCCCCGTGGCGGTGGAGATGGCCCAGCAGATCCTGGCTTCGGCCGCAGAACTGCGTGCCGCGGTGGGGCAGCTGCGACGCATGCAGAACGTCTTTCCGCATACCCGTGCGCTGCACCGTGGAGAGAACCGGGTGGACGACCTGCTGCGGGAGGCTATCGAGACCCTGTTCAACGGGCGGTTCGCTCCCAAGGACATCATCAAGTGGAAGGATATCTGCGAGACCCTGGAGGCCTGCACGGACCGCTATGAGGATGTGGCCAACGTCCTGGAGACGATCCTGGTGCGGGCCGGCGGGGAGGAGCACCTGCGGCTGGGAGAGCTGGTGCTGGACGTGGAGCGGCACGAGGTGCGGGTGGCCGACCAGGTGGTCCCCCTCTCTGCCAAGGAGTTCGAGCTACTCCACCTGCTGCTACGCCATCAGGGGAAGGTGGTCCGCCGGGAGCGCCTGATGCACCAGGTCTGGGGCGAGGACTACTTCGGCGACACCCGCACCCTGGACACGCATATCGGCTGGTTGCGGAAGAAAGTGGAAGCAAAGGGCGGCGTCCGCATCGTGGCCGTCCGCGGCATCGGCTACCGCCTCGACCTGCGCGGGTAG
- the pstB gene encoding phosphate ABC transporter ATP-binding protein PstB — protein MEHAGGIQVRELHAWFDRLHALRGISLQIPQRKVTAIIGPSGCGKSTFLRCLNRMHELVPGARVAGQVLLDGQDVYAPGVDAVLVRRRIGMVFQKPNPFPTMSIYENVAAGWWLVGERNRRRLDQIVERSLRAAALWDEVKDRLHRPGTSLSGGQQQRLCIARALAVSPEVLVMDEPASALDPASTLRIEELARQLTKSITIVIVTHNMQQAARVSDFTGFFLDGELVEFGATQQIFTTPRDRRTEEYITGRFG, from the coding sequence ATGGAGCACGCCGGCGGCATTCAGGTGCGCGAGCTGCACGCCTGGTTCGACCGCCTCCACGCCCTCCGCGGCATCAGCCTGCAGATTCCCCAGCGGAAGGTCACGGCCATCATTGGCCCCTCGGGCTGTGGCAAGTCCACCTTCCTGCGCTGTCTCAACCGCATGCACGAACTGGTCCCCGGGGCCCGGGTGGCCGGCCAGGTGCTGCTGGACGGCCAGGACGTCTACGCCCCGGGCGTGGACGCAGTGCTCGTCCGTCGCAGGATCGGCATGGTCTTCCAGAAGCCGAATCCCTTTCCCACCATGAGCATCTACGAGAACGTGGCTGCGGGCTGGTGGCTGGTCGGCGAACGGAACCGGCGGCGGCTGGACCAGATCGTGGAACGCAGCCTGCGCGCCGCTGCGCTGTGGGACGAGGTAAAGGACCGCCTGCATCGGCCCGGCACCAGCCTCTCCGGCGGCCAGCAGCAGCGCCTGTGCATCGCCCGGGCGCTGGCCGTCTCGCCCGAGGTCCTGGTGATGGACGAGCCGGCCTCGGCCCTGGACCCCGCCAGCACGCTGCGCATCGAGGAGCTGGCACGTCAGCTGACGAAGAGCATTACCATCGTCATTGTCACCCACAACATGCAGCAGGCCGCCCGCGTCTCGGACTTCACCGGGTTTTTTCTGGACGGGGAGCTGGTCGAGTTCGGCGCCACCCAGCAGATCTTCACCACTCCCAGGGACCGGCGCACTGAGGAGTACATCACCGGGCGGTTTGGGTAG
- the dapF gene encoding diaminopimelate epimerase, translating into MRGRDWFVKGHGLGNDYLVVDPRALSFRLSPGAVRAICQRHTGVGADGILALVPSRRAAFGVRIFNPDGSEAEKSGNGLRILSRFLYDHGYTRRRTFTIETPGGIARTTLRLRAGQVGAITVELGRASFQSTAVPVAGPPREVLDEPLVVDGESIRVTAVSLGNPHCVVFLDRLEVARLRHLGPRLETHPAFPQRTNVQLARVAARDRLEILIWERGAGETQASGTSAAAAAAAAARLGHAGRRVAVTMPGGRLAVRISPDWTVHLTGPAEEVCAGTFAGGLLRRLRRAR; encoded by the coding sequence ATGCGGGGACGCGACTGGTTCGTCAAGGGGCACGGCCTGGGCAACGACTACCTGGTGGTGGACCCGCGGGCGCTCTCCTTTCGCCTCAGCCCCGGAGCGGTGCGGGCGATCTGCCAGCGGCACACCGGCGTAGGCGCCGACGGGATCCTGGCCCTGGTGCCCTCGCGCCGCGCCGCCTTCGGCGTGCGCATCTTCAACCCTGATGGCAGCGAGGCGGAGAAGAGCGGCAACGGGCTGCGCATCCTCTCTCGCTTCCTATACGATCACGGGTACACCCGGCGGCGCACCTTTACCATCGAGACGCCAGGCGGCATCGCCCGCACCACCCTGCGGCTGCGCGCCGGGCAGGTCGGCGCCATCACCGTGGAACTGGGGCGAGCCTCCTTCCAGAGCACCGCCGTGCCTGTGGCCGGTCCGCCGCGCGAGGTGCTGGACGAGCCGCTGGTGGTAGACGGTGAGTCGATTCGGGTGACCGCGGTCTCCCTGGGCAACCCGCACTGCGTCGTCTTCTTGGATCGGCTGGAGGTGGCCCGGCTGCGCCACCTGGGTCCCCGGCTGGAGACCCATCCCGCCTTCCCGCAGCGGACGAATGTGCAACTGGCCAGGGTCGCAGCCCGCGACCGTCTGGAGATCCTGATCTGGGAGCGGGGAGCCGGGGAGACGCAGGCCTCCGGGACGAGCGCTGCCGCTGCCGCCGCGGCGGCAGCGCGCCTGGGCCATGCCGGGCGGCGGGTCGCCGTGACCATGCCGGGGGGGAGGCTCGCCGTGCGGATAAGCCCCGACTGGACGGTGCACCTCACCGGCCCGGCGGAGGAAGTCTGCGCCGGGACGTTCGCCGGCGGCCTCCTGCGGCGGCTGCGCCGCGCCCGCTAA
- the pstC gene encoding phosphate ABC transporter permease subunit PstC, with protein MASVVAAPASGPVAAHRGDRLFGVVLAAAALAVPLLLGGLLLALLAGAWPAVQRFGLTFFAGSTWDPVTHEFGALPFIYGTLVSSTLGLSMAVPLGLGVAIFLSELAPGWLRVPVGFLVELLAAVPSVVFGLWGIFILVPWVRSVLTPLVKGALGFLPLFDGPPLGIGMLAAGLILAIMVVPFIVAVGTSVMRAVPTTQREAALALGATRWETTRRAVLPYARSGIMGAVFLALARALGETMAVTMVIGNVPQIKASLLAPAYTIPAVIANEFTEATSDLYVAALIYTAVALFIVTVVVNAAARLLVGRAARDAVLGE; from the coding sequence ATGGCATCGGTGGTCGCCGCCCCTGCCTCCGGGCCGGTCGCCGCACACCGCGGCGACCGGCTCTTCGGGGTGGTATTGGCAGCAGCGGCGCTGGCCGTACCGCTGCTGTTGGGTGGCCTCCTCCTGGCGCTCCTCGCAGGCGCGTGGCCGGCGGTCCAGCGATTCGGCCTGACATTCTTTGCCGGGTCGACCTGGGATCCGGTCACCCACGAGTTCGGCGCCCTCCCGTTCATCTACGGCACGCTGGTCTCCTCGACCTTGGGGCTGTCGATGGCCGTGCCTCTGGGTCTGGGAGTGGCCATCTTCCTCTCGGAACTGGCTCCGGGATGGCTGCGCGTGCCCGTAGGCTTCCTGGTGGAGCTGCTGGCGGCGGTTCCCAGCGTCGTCTTTGGGCTCTGGGGGATCTTCATCCTGGTTCCCTGGGTGCGCTCCGTGCTGACCCCGCTGGTGAAAGGTGCCCTGGGGTTCCTCCCGCTGTTTGACGGTCCGCCGCTGGGCATCGGCATGCTGGCCGCCGGCCTGATCCTGGCCATCATGGTCGTGCCATTCATCGTGGCCGTGGGCACGTCGGTGATGCGGGCCGTCCCCACCACCCAGCGGGAGGCGGCGCTGGCCCTGGGGGCCACCCGGTGGGAGACGACCCGGCGGGCGGTGCTGCCCTACGCGCGCTCGGGGATCATGGGGGCGGTGTTCCTGGCCCTGGCTCGGGCTTTGGGCGAGACTATGGCGGTGACCATGGTGATAGGCAACGTACCCCAGATCAAGGCGTCGCTGCTGGCTCCCGCTTACACCATCCCCGCGGTGATCGCCAACGAGTTCACGGAGGCGACCTCCGACCTGTACGTGGCGGCGTTGATCTACACCGCGGTGGCCCTCTTCATCGTGACGGTGGTCGTCAACGCGGCGGCCCGCCTCCTGGTGGGACGGGCGGCCAGGGACGCGGTGCTGGGAGAGTGA
- the phoU gene encoding phosphate signaling complex protein PhoU, producing MTREAFERELQRLQEDVIRLGVLAGQAIRRAVEALQARDVTLAEQVIAEDDRLDAMHLELEQRCMHLLATQQPMAGDLRTIASVFAITLDLERMADHAEGVCRATRRLGNEPPVKPLVDIPRMQQIVQEMLNHALEAFGTRNADLAVRTAARDDEVDALRSQVFKDLLDIMIRDPNLIPRALELLIVARHLERAADHVTNVCERVVYMVTGELRELNV from the coding sequence GTGACGCGGGAGGCATTTGAGCGCGAGCTGCAGCGGCTGCAGGAGGACGTCATCCGGCTGGGTGTACTGGCCGGGCAGGCTATCCGCCGTGCCGTGGAGGCGCTGCAGGCCCGGGACGTAACCCTGGCCGAGCAGGTGATCGCCGAGGACGACCGCCTCGACGCCATGCACCTGGAGCTGGAGCAGCGGTGCATGCACCTGCTGGCCACTCAGCAGCCCATGGCCGGGGACCTGCGCACCATCGCCTCGGTCTTCGCCATCACCCTGGATCTGGAACGGATGGCGGACCACGCCGAGGGGGTCTGCCGGGCGACGCGGCGTCTGGGGAATGAGCCGCCGGTCAAGCCCCTGGTGGATATCCCCAGGATGCAGCAGATCGTCCAGGAGATGCTAAACCATGCCCTGGAGGCTTTTGGCACCCGTAATGCCGATCTGGCAGTGCGGACGGCGGCCAGGGATGACGAGGTAGACGCACTGCGCTCCCAGGTCTTCAAGGACCTGCTGGACATCATGATCCGCGACCCCAACCTGATCCCCCGGGCGCTGGAGCTGTTGATCGTGGCCCGCCACCTGGAACGCGCCGCGGACCACGTCACCAACGTCTGCGAGCGCGTGGTCTACATGGTCACGGGCGAGCTCCGAGAGCTAAACGTCTGA
- a CDS encoding HAD family hydrolase: MSIRPHPSPLLQGAIFDLFGTLVRPLRPHLSAVGPNSSDVFEEANTAGLLRWAQARGLPVPAEAAEVVHEARQWMWTETAATGRQLLNRQAMARAAQRLGWPQDPAFLEEASWVFFQPEIAMIAPYPDAADVLAALRDMGLRLAVVSNASDHRLVEAVLARTGLAQYLDPVVSSAGYGRIKPDPGIFRAVLNTWRLAPQQCVMVGDTLDADVGGAQALGMRAILVTMDPNPHNVPLAETIAPDAVAASLREAADIIRRWMAPR, translated from the coding sequence ATGAGCATTCGTCCGCACCCGTCGCCTCTCCTGCAGGGGGCGATCTTCGACCTCTTCGGCACCCTGGTCCGGCCGCTACGACCGCATCTCTCCGCGGTCGGCCCCAACAGCAGCGATGTCTTCGAGGAGGCCAACACCGCCGGCCTCCTGCGCTGGGCCCAGGCCCGCGGGCTGCCTGTGCCGGCGGAAGCGGCGGAGGTGGTGCACGAGGCCCGGCAGTGGATGTGGACGGAGACGGCGGCCACCGGGCGGCAATTGCTCAACCGCCAGGCCATGGCGCGCGCGGCGCAGCGGCTGGGCTGGCCTCAGGACCCTGCGTTCCTGGAAGAGGCCTCCTGGGTCTTCTTCCAGCCGGAGATCGCCATGATCGCCCCCTACCCCGACGCGGCAGATGTGCTGGCGGCACTGCGCGACATGGGGCTGCGCCTGGCCGTGGTCTCCAACGCGTCCGACCACCGTCTGGTGGAGGCGGTGCTGGCGCGCACCGGGCTGGCGCAGTACCTCGACCCTGTCGTCTCGTCGGCGGGCTACGGGCGGATCAAGCCGGACCCCGGGATATTCCGCGCCGTCCTGAACACCTGGAGGCTGGCCCCGCAGCAGTGCGTCATGGTGGGAGACACCCTGGACGCGGATGTGGGCGGGGCGCAGGCGCTGGGGATGCGCGCCATCCTGGTGACCATGGACCCGAACCCGCACAACGTCCCGCTGGCAGAGACCATCGCTCCCGACGCCGTCGCTGCCTCCTTGAGGGAGGCGGCGGACATCATCCGCCGCTGGATGGCTCCCCGCTAA
- a CDS encoding D-alanine--D-alanine ligase — translation MSRLRVAVLMGGPSPEREVSLHTGRQILAALDPARYQAVPVEVLPDGRWALGGGPPPVLSGGEAPQGGRLAVRSGAIGIDRVLQDGPLDVVLVAMHGPYGEDGTVQGLLELAGLPYTGSGVLASALAMDKLRSRQLFAFNHIPVPATVVVTRAGMAREWTHIAGEVSKTLGYPCVVKPNALGSSIGVAVVRDPEGLRPACEAALAYGDVVLVEEYIRGTEITGAVLEDPATGQAQALPLVEIVPRREFFTYEAKYTPGASEEICPARLPLAVGERAQELAVRAHQVLGCRDMSRVDMFVRDGRVLVLEVNTIPGMTAVSLLPLAARTAGIEFHALLDRLIACALRRRG, via the coding sequence GTGAGCCGGTTGCGTGTGGCCGTACTCATGGGTGGTCCGTCCCCGGAGCGCGAGGTCTCCCTGCACACCGGGCGGCAGATCCTCGCAGCCCTGGATCCCGCCCGGTACCAGGCGGTGCCCGTGGAGGTGCTGCCGGACGGCCGGTGGGCGCTGGGAGGCGGGCCGCCGCCGGTGCTGTCCGGGGGAGAGGCGCCGCAGGGCGGCAGGCTGGCCGTCCGCTCCGGCGCCATCGGCATCGACCGGGTCCTGCAGGACGGTCCCCTGGATGTGGTGCTGGTGGCCATGCACGGCCCCTACGGCGAGGACGGCACGGTGCAGGGGCTGCTGGAGCTCGCCGGCCTCCCCTACACCGGCTCCGGCGTCCTGGCCAGCGCCCTGGCCATGGACAAGCTGCGCAGCCGGCAGCTCTTCGCCTTCAACCACATCCCCGTACCCGCTACCGTGGTGGTTACCCGGGCGGGCATGGCTCGGGAGTGGACCCACATCGCGGGCGAGGTGTCGAAGACGCTGGGCTACCCCTGCGTGGTCAAGCCCAACGCCCTGGGCTCCAGCATCGGGGTGGCCGTCGTGCGGGATCCGGAGGGGTTACGCCCTGCCTGCGAGGCGGCGCTGGCGTACGGGGACGTGGTGCTGGTCGAGGAGTATATCCGGGGCACGGAGATCACCGGCGCGGTGCTGGAGGACCCCGCCACCGGGCAGGCGCAGGCCCTCCCTCTGGTGGAGATCGTCCCGCGGCGGGAGTTCTTCACCTACGAGGCCAAGTACACGCCCGGAGCCAGCGAGGAGATCTGCCCGGCGCGGCTGCCGCTGGCGGTGGGGGAGCGGGCGCAGGAGCTGGCAGTGCGGGCTCACCAGGTACTGGGCTGCCGGGACATGTCCCGGGTGGACATGTTCGTCCGCGACGGGCGGGTGCTCGTGCTGGAGGTCAACACCATCCCTGGGATGACCGCCGTCAGCCTGCTTCCCCTGGCAGCCCGCACCGCCGGCATCGAATTTCACGCCCTCCTGGACCGGCTGATCGCCTGCGCCTTACGGCGGCGGGGGTAG
- a CDS encoding aminotransferase class I/II-fold pyridoxal phosphate-dependent enzyme, whose translation MWERWGFNTKAIHGRAARFPLKAVSPPIFETTTFRYDTVEEGAALGVDRGEGWYYTRWGNPTTAELEARVALLEGGEMAIATGSGMGAISTVILGLLRGGDHLVAPRAVYQASYELFAQVLPAYGIGVTLIDRVDLAAYAEALRPETKVLYVESPNNPLLEITDIAQVARLAHAHGALLVADNTFATPYNQNPLSLGADLVVHSMTKYLGGHGDVTAGIIVGGRDLLQALRPRFRIFGPVLDPFAAWLVLRGLRTLGLRMERHNQNALGLARMLARHPRVERVHYPGLPEHPGHAVARGQMRGFGGMLSFEVRGGASAGARMVEALRTAVLAVSLGSVETLVTHPASTTSVGIPAADRARAGIREGLIRVSVGLEDLDDLVDDFTRALDA comes from the coding sequence ATGTGGGAGCGCTGGGGGTTCAACACAAAGGCGATTCACGGGAGGGCGGCGAGGTTTCCGCTGAAGGCGGTTAGCCCGCCCATCTTCGAGACCACCACCTTCCGCTACGACACGGTGGAGGAGGGGGCGGCGCTGGGCGTCGACCGCGGCGAGGGTTGGTACTACACCCGCTGGGGTAACCCCACCACCGCCGAGCTGGAGGCCCGGGTGGCCCTCCTGGAGGGCGGGGAGATGGCCATCGCCACCGGTTCGGGGATGGGGGCCATCAGCACCGTCATCCTGGGCCTGTTGCGCGGGGGTGACCACCTGGTGGCCCCGCGGGCCGTTTACCAGGCCTCTTACGAGCTGTTCGCTCAGGTGCTACCCGCCTACGGGATCGGCGTCACCCTCATCGACCGCGTCGACCTTGCGGCCTACGCGGAGGCGCTGCGCCCGGAGACGAAGGTCCTCTACGTGGAGTCGCCCAATAACCCGCTGCTGGAGATCACCGACATCGCCCAGGTGGCCCGCCTGGCTCACGCCCACGGGGCGCTGCTGGTGGCCGACAACACCTTCGCCACGCCGTACAACCAGAACCCTCTGTCCCTGGGCGCCGACCTGGTGGTGCACAGCATGACCAAGTACCTGGGCGGGCACGGCGACGTTACCGCGGGGATCATCGTCGGTGGCCGTGACCTGCTGCAGGCGCTGCGGCCGCGCTTCCGCATCTTCGGCCCCGTGCTCGACCCCTTCGCCGCCTGGCTGGTGCTGCGCGGGCTGCGGACGCTGGGGCTGCGCATGGAGCGGCACAACCAGAATGCCCTGGGCCTGGCCCGGATGCTGGCGCGGCACCCACGGGTGGAGCGGGTGCACTATCCCGGCCTGCCCGAGCACCCCGGGCACGCCGTGGCCCGGGGGCAAATGCGCGGCTTCGGCGGCATGCTCAGTTTCGAGGTGCGTGGGGGCGCCTCCGCCGGCGCCCGCATGGTGGAGGCGCTGCGCACCGCGGTGCTGGCGGTGAGCCTGGGCTCGGTGGAGACTCTGGTGACGCACCCCGCTTCTACAACCAGCGTGGGCATCCCCGCTGCGGATCGGGCGCGGGCCGGTATCCGGGAGGGGCTGATCCGGGTCTCGGTGGGGCTGGAGGACCTGGACGACCTGGTGGACGACTTCACCCGCGCCCTGGACGCCTAG
- the pstS gene encoding phosphate ABC transporter substrate-binding protein PstS, protein MVMRWISGETTRRWARALMVAVAVAGTVLPALPAGAQPITLNGAGATFPFPLYSKWSQLYAAERGVQINYQSIGSGGGIRQFIAKTVDFGASDGPMTDEQIAQAGGRVLHIPMVAGAVVPVYNIPGVGQGLNFTPEVLADIFLGKITRWNDPRLARANPGVKLPAAEVVVVHRSDGSGTTAIWVNYLSKVSPEWKARVGEGTSVNWPTGLGGKGNEGVAGLVRQTPYTLGYVELAYALTNRMTFGNVRNRAGRFIRPSLSTTTKAMEGALPLIPADYRVFFTHPAGRDAYPIAGFTWILIYGEQPDPVRGKALVEFLWWATHEGQKYAPTLLYAPLPKSLVARIEGTLKSVTAGGKSLL, encoded by the coding sequence ATGGTGATGCGTTGGATTTCCGGAGAGACGACGAGGCGCTGGGCCCGCGCCCTGATGGTGGCGGTGGCGGTCGCCGGCACAGTCCTGCCCGCCCTGCCCGCGGGCGCACAGCCCATCACCCTCAACGGTGCGGGGGCCACCTTTCCGTTCCCGCTGTACTCCAAGTGGTCCCAGCTCTACGCGGCTGAGCGCGGCGTGCAGATCAACTATCAGTCCATCGGTTCCGGCGGCGGTATCCGGCAGTTCATCGCCAAGACCGTGGACTTCGGCGCCAGTGACGGCCCCATGACCGACGAGCAGATCGCCCAGGCGGGCGGTCGGGTGTTGCACATCCCCATGGTGGCCGGCGCGGTGGTGCCTGTGTACAACATCCCCGGCGTGGGGCAGGGGCTGAACTTTACCCCTGAGGTCCTGGCGGACATCTTCCTGGGGAAGATCACCCGCTGGAACGACCCGCGCCTGGCCCGGGCCAACCCCGGGGTGAAGCTTCCCGCGGCCGAGGTGGTTGTGGTGCACCGCTCAGACGGCTCGGGGACCACGGCCATCTGGGTGAACTACCTGAGCAAGGTAAGCCCGGAGTGGAAGGCCAGGGTGGGCGAGGGGACCTCCGTGAACTGGCCTACCGGGCTGGGGGGAAAGGGCAACGAGGGAGTCGCCGGCCTGGTGCGCCAGACCCCCTACACCCTGGGCTACGTGGAACTGGCCTACGCCCTGACCAACAGGATGACCTTCGGGAACGTGCGCAACAGGGCAGGACGGTTCATCCGCCCCTCCCTCTCTACCACCACCAAAGCCATGGAGGGGGCGCTGCCATTGATCCCGGCGGACTACCGGGTGTTCTTCACCCATCCGGCCGGACGGGACGCCTATCCCATCGCCGGCTTCACCTGGATCCTGATCTACGGCGAGCAGCCTGACCCGGTCAGGGGGAAGGCGCTGGTGGAGTTCCTCTGGTGGGCGACTCACGAGGGGCAGAAGTACGCCCCGACCCTGCTCTACGCTCCCTTGCCCAAGAGCCTGGTCGCGCGGATCGAAGGGACCCTGAAGAGCGTCACCGCCGGCGGCAAGTCGCTGCTGTAG
- a CDS encoding BTAD domain-containing putative transcriptional regulator yields the protein MKALLEFLLLHRSRFVSRDEIIEALWPEADPRAGEVSLKGAVKTLRQTLEPLLEGSRSSFIVRNGSGFRFEAAGRCWIDVDEFDRLRAEARGHEATGRLAEAVTALEEAAALYRGDLLEEERYADWPAAERERRREIQIAVLETLADLHARRRDYRRALDAIQRVLALDRLREPAYRHLMQYALARGDRQAAIRAYLTCEQALREELGVTPQPETLALYEQARALTPA from the coding sequence GTGAAAGCCCTGCTGGAGTTCCTGCTTCTCCACCGCAGCCGGTTCGTCTCCCGTGACGAGATCATCGAAGCCCTGTGGCCGGAAGCCGACCCGCGGGCGGGCGAAGTCAGCCTCAAAGGGGCCGTGAAGACGCTCCGTCAGACCCTGGAACCGCTCCTCGAGGGCAGTCGTTCGAGCTTCATTGTGCGCAACGGATCCGGCTTCCGGTTCGAGGCGGCCGGGCGCTGCTGGATCGACGTCGACGAGTTCGACCGGCTGCGCGCAGAGGCCCGGGGCCATGAGGCGACCGGACGTCTCGCAGAGGCGGTGACCGCTCTCGAGGAGGCCGCCGCACTGTATCGCGGTGATCTCCTGGAAGAGGAGCGATACGCGGACTGGCCGGCCGCGGAGCGCGAGCGCCGCCGGGAGATCCAGATCGCGGTCCTGGAGACCCTGGCCGATCTGCACGCTCGACGGCGGGATTACCGCCGGGCGCTAGACGCGATCCAACGGGTCCTGGCCCTGGACCGCCTGCGTGAACCTGCGTACCGCCACCTGATGCAGTACGCGCTCGCCCGGGGCGATCGGCAGGCGGCAATCCGCGCGTACCTGACCTGTGAGCAGGCTCTCCGTGAGGAGCTGGGCGTTACACCACAGCCCGAGACCCTCGCCCTCTACGAACAGGCCCGCGCTCTGACCCCCGCCTGA